Proteins encoded together in one Centropristis striata isolate RG_2023a ecotype Rhode Island chromosome 6, C.striata_1.0, whole genome shotgun sequence window:
- the ldha gene encoding L-lactate dehydrogenase A chain, whose product MSTKEKLIGHVMKEEPVGSRNKVTVVGVGMVGMASAISILLKDLCDELALVDVMEDKLKGEVMDLQHGSLFLKTHKIVADKDYSVTANSKVVVVTAGARQQEGESRLNLVQRNVNIFKFIIPNIVKYSPNCILMVVSNPVDILTYVAWKLSGFPRHRVIGSGTNLDSARFRHLMGEKLHLHPSSCHAWIVGEHGDSSVPVWSGVNVAGVSLQGLNPKMGGEGDTENWKSVHKMVVDGAYEVIKLKGYTSWAIGMSVADLVESIVKNLHKVHPVSTLVQGMHGVKDEVFLSIPCVLGNSGLTDVIHMTLKADEEQQLVKSAETLWGVQKELTL is encoded by the exons ATGTCCACAAAGGAGAAGCTGATCGGCCATGTGATGAAGGAGGAGCCTGTTGGCAGCAGGAACAAGGTGACGGTGGTGGGTGTCGGCATGGTTGGCATGGCCTCTGCCATCAGCATCCTGCTCAAG GACTTGTGTGATGAGCTGGCTCTGGTTGATGTAATGGAGGACAAGTTGAAGGGTGAGGTAATGGACCTTCAGCATGGATCCCTCTTCCTCAAGACACACAAGATTGTGGCAGACAAAG ACTACAGTGTGACAGCCAACTCCAAAGTGGTGGTGGTGACAGCCGGTGCCCGCCAGCAGGAGGGCGAGAGCCGTCTGAACCTGGTCCAGCGCAACGTCAACATCTTCAAGTTCATCATCCCAAACATCGTCAAGTACAGCCCCAACTGCATCCTGATGGTAGTCTCTAACCCAG TGGACATCCTGACCTATGTGGCATGGAAGCTGAGTGGTTTCCCCCGCCACCGCGTCATTGGATCCGGCACCAACCTGGACTCTGCCCGTTTCCGCCACCTCATGGGAGAGAAGCTCCACCTCCACCCTTCCAGCTGTCACGCCTGGATCGTCGGAGAGCACGGAGACTCCAGTG TGCCTGTGTGGAGCGGTGTGAATGTTGCTGGAGTTTCCCTGCAAGGCCTCAACCCAAAGATGGGGGGTGAGGGTGACACTGAGAACTGGAAGAGTGTTCATAAGATGGTGGTTGATGG AGCCTATGAGGTCATCAAGCTGAAGGGCTACACTTCCTGGGCCATTGGTATGTCTGTGGCTGACCTGGTGGAAAGCATCGTGAAGAACCTGCACAAAGTGCACCCTGTGTCCACACTGGTCCAG GGCATGCATGGAGTGAAGGATGAGGTCTTCCTGAGCATCCCCTGTGTCCTGGGCAACAGCGGCCTGACAGATGTGATTCACATGACGCTGAAGGCTGATGAGGAGCAGCAGCTGGTGAAGAGCGCTGAGACCCTGTGGGGCGTACAGAAGGagctcaccctgtga